A window of Sodalis praecaptivus genomic DNA:
CGCTCCGACAACCGTGTTTAACGCAGTTTTTCGACCACATCCATGAAGCGTTTTACGCGGTCGCCATCCACCGGGTTCCAGGTGTGCCCTGCAACCTTGAAGTGCGTGCCAATAACCACGCCGCTGGCCACGCGCAAAATATCCGTTACGTTGTCAATATTGGTGCCGGTGTTAGCGAATACCGGTACGCCTTCCACCGCTTCACAGACTTTGCGCAAATTAGACTGCTCTGCCGGTTCGCCGGTAATCGGCCCGGAAACCAAAATAGCGTCAGCCAACGAAGAGAAAATGGCGCTGCGCGCGCGCAGTTCGATGGGCCGCGCATCCAGAGAGTGGGCGAATTCGGCGTTGATGTTGAAAAGCAACTTCATGTCTTCCCGACCCAGGTTGCGGCGCAGCCGGGACGCGCTGGCGCAATCCGGCTCCCAAATCCCCATATCGGAAGCAAACACGCCGGTAAAAATTTCACGCACGAAACTGGCGCCGGTGACGGCGCCGATGGCCACGCTGGCGTTGGGATCCCAAAGGTAGTTTACGCCAAAGGGAACCTTCAGCACCGATTTCGCCGCCTGTACTACCGCCGACATGGCGGAAACCCCTTCCAGCGAGGCTTTGAACACATAGGGACGGTCGTTTTCATTGCCAAACATGATCGCATCTACCCCCCCCGCCTGCAGCTTTTCCACGTCGCTAATCACATCGTCAATCAGCTTATTGAGACCGCCTTGGGCATCATAGAGCGGCGCCCCCGGCAGCGCACCAATGTGGGCCATTGCGATGACCGCTTTTTTCTTATTTCCCCAAAAATCAAAGATCATAGCTTTCTCCAGTGTTGGCTGGTATGTCATGGTGAAAAAGCGATCAGGCGTCTGGCGGTAGCGCCGGCGCAATGATCACCTCAATGTTTGCCGCGGCGATCATCGCCGACAGCGCAGGCGGTGGTGCCTGTTCGGTGATAAGGGTGTCGATTTGCTCGAGTGTCGCGAGATGAACCAGCGACATCCGCTGAAATTTGCTGGCGTCGCACAGCACCACTTTCTGACTGGAACGTTCAAGATAAAGGCGTTTGAGTTCCGCATCCTCGAAGGCATAGTCATAAATTCCCTCTCCCGTCAGGCCGGAGATGCCCACAAAGGCGATATCGAACCACAGACTGGAAAACTGGCGCAGCGCCGCCGAACCGCCGATTGACATTTCGTCCGGGCGCATCCGTCCGCCTGCCAGATAGATTTCAGCCTTCGCCGGGGCAATGTCATGCGCCACGCGAAGGCTATTGGTAAAAATCTTCAAGTGTGAATACTGGCTGAGATAGCGCGCGGCTAAGAATGTGGTGCTACCCACATCGAGCGCCAGCGTGCGGCACTGCTTCCCTAAATGCGCCGCCGCAAGCGCGATGCGCAGCTTGGCATCGTGATTCTGTAACAGCCGAGACGCGAAGCTGGGTTCAACCCGGTCCGTCACCACCGTGTTCCCGACCTGAGGCAAAACCGCGCCGCCATAGGGACGGCAAACCGTTCCGTTGCGCTCCATTTCCATCAGATCGCGACGAATGGTCATCTGGGATACCGAAAGCTTAACGGCTAGCTCCGGTACGGAAACGGTCCCCCCCTCAGAAAGTAGCTGTAAAACCTCAGCCTGACGCGATGCCGGCGACCGACGTAAACGCGCGCCGGTGGCGGAAGCGTTAAGGTGAACAGGTGCCGAATCCTGGTGCGTCATCGCCTAACCTCGAACATTGAAATTAACAAATACAAACATACAAAACAAAATTTGTGATCGCAATTGTTTTTATCATAAGAAAATTGTTTTGTTGTGTTCGTTATAATGGTGTAAAAAATAATCATCTACACAGAGGAAGAAAACATGAACGCAGTGTATTCGACATCCGGGCACTACCCGGACCTGCATGGCAAAACGGCGATTGTCACCGGCGGGGCAACCGGTATTGGCTATGCCATCTCCCGCAATCTGATTCGCCAGGGTATGCGCGTCGCTATCGGCGACATTAACGAAGACGCCGCACGGGCCGCGGCGAACGTGCTGGGCGCGGAAACGGTGGCATTTCACCTGGATGTGCGTTTACGTGAATCCGTCGAAAAGGGGTTTCGCTGGGTGGAAGACACGCTGGGGGATTATCATTTGTTGATCGCCAACGCGGGGGTATCAACCATGCAAAAAGCCCTGGCGCTGACGGATGACGAATGGAATTTCAATTTCGACGTCAACATCCGCGGGATCTTTCTGACCAACCAAATTGCCGCGCGCAAGTTTGTCGCGCGCCGGTCGGGCACCATCGTCAATACCGCCTCCCTGGCCGCTAAAGTGGGTGCGCCCTTATTGGCCCATTACTCGGCGAGTAAGTTTGCCGTACTGGGCTGGACACAGGCGCTGGCGCGGGAGTTGGCGGCGGACGGGATCCGCGTGAATGCCGTCTGCCCGGGGTTTGTCAAAACCGGCATGCAGAGCCGGGAGGTGCAGTGGGAAGCACAGCTGCGCAATATGACGCCGGAGCAGGTGATGGACGATTACATTCGCCAAACGCCGCTCGGCCGCCTGGAGACGCCGGACGATGTTGCCGAGGTGGTGGCCTTTTTGAGCTCCGACGCCGCGCGCTTTATGACCGGCCAGGGTGTCAATGTCACCGGCGGAGTGTACACGGGCTGACGGCCGTATCCGCCATGAACAGACCCGGTTTCTTTCAGCCCACGTCACAAGGGGACGTTACCCGCCCCTGGATGGGCAACACGCAGCAGAGGTAACCCATTATGGCCTCCATTGAATTACGGAACGTGTCGAAATCCTACAACGGCAATCAGCACAGCGTGCGTAACGTTAATTTGCATATTCGTGATGGCGAGTTCGTTATTTTCCTTGGCCCTTCCGGATGTGGAAAATCCACCACATTGCGCATGATTGCCGGGTTGGAGAGCATTACCGACGGCACCTTACTCATCGACGGGCAGGATGTGAGCCATGTCGCCCCCCGCGATCGTAACATTGCCGTGGTGTTCCAGAGCTATGCCCTCTACCCGCACATGACCGTGGCGGAAAACATGGCCTTCGGCCTGAAAATGCGCGGCGAGCCAGGCAGCGTTATTACCCGCAAAGTGGCGCAAAGCGCCGCGATGCTGGGGCTGGATAAACTGTTAAACCGTAAACCCGCCGCGCTGTCCGGTGGCCAGCGTCAGCGTGTCGCGCTGGGCCGGGCCATCGTGCGTGAACCGCAGGCGTTTTTGTTAGATGAGCCGCTATCGAACCTGGACGCCCAACTGCGCGGCGAGATGCGCGGTGAGCTTATCAAGCTCCATCGCCGCCTGGGAAAAACCATGGTCTATGTTACTCACGACCAGGTCGAAGCCATGACGATGGCGGATCGTATCTGCATCATGCGCGACGGCCATTTGATCCAATGCGGGACGCCGCTGGAGGTCTATCACTACCCGGTAAACACCTTTGTCGCCCGTTTCCTCTCTTCTCCGTCCATCAACCTGCTCTCCTGTCAGGTTCAGCAGACCGGCGCGCAGGTCAACCTGCAATTGCCCAATGGCCCGACGATCCCTGTCCCTGGCTGGATGGCCGGCGATTATCACCGCCTTGCGGGAAAAGAGATGCTACTCGGCGTGCGGCCCGAGGATTTTCATGCCCACCCGCGCCGGCCCGATTGGCTGCCCTTACAATTGGCGGTCACCGGGGTTGAAGCCCTGGGCGCTGAGAACATTGTCAACGGCACATTGGGCAATGTTCCGGTGATTATTCGCCTCGACCACCACACGCACCCCGCGGTGGGCCAAACGCTCAACATCTGGCTTGATCCCAACGCGCTGCATCTTTTCCACACGGAGAGCGGCGAGGTGGTCAAACGGCGCAAAACGCCAAGCAATACCGACACCGCTTTGGCGTGAGGAGCGAACATGCTACGAAAAATCGGACTTCATACCGGACTGGTCCTGGCCTGCCTCTCCATTTTGCTGCCCGTACTGTGGATTGTCAGAACCAGCCTGGTGCCGGAATCCATGGCCTATAGCAGCGATATTTTCCCGCGGCTCTCATGGGAGAATTTCCGCTCGCTGATTGCTAACAACGGTTTTTTACGTCACTACGCCAACAGTCTGATAGTTGCCTCGGGCTCTGTCATTCTCGCGCTGCCGTTCGCAGCCGCAACCGGCTATGCTTTTGCACGCTTTAAAACGGGCGGCAAAGCGGCGCGTTTTATCATGCTGGCCACCCAAATGCTGCCTGCCGTAGCCCTGGTGTTACCCGCCTTCGCCATGCTGCGCTCGGTGGGGCTGACCAATTCACTGCTCGGGCTCACGTTGGTTTATGCCGCATTAAACCTGCCGTTTCTGACGTGGATCTTGATGGGATTTTTTGACGGGATCCCGGTGGATTTGGAGTGGGCGGCGCTGACCGACGGCGCGACCGCCTGGGGGGCTTTCTGGCATGTGGTTCTGCCGGTCTCACTGCCGGGTCTTGCGGCCTCGGCGGTACTGGGGTTCATCCTCTCCTGGAATGAGTTTCTTTTTGCCCTGGTGCTTAGTGGGCCTGAGACCGCCACGGTCCCGGTGGCGCTAGCCGCACTGCAAACCTCGAACGGCGTACAGATAGGCAAGGTCTCGGCGGGTATTGTGCTGGCCATTTTGCCATTGATGGTCGCCTCACATTTTATTCAACGATACATCGTCAAAGGGCTCACTTTCGGCGGTGTGAAATAACGTTATGTCCAGCAGAAAATCGCGCCGTTAACACGCCGGCACCTTCACCAGGAGTTAATTATGTTGAACCGTAAGAAAATCACATTGTTATCGAGTCTGATGGTACTGAGCCTTTCAACATCAGTGCGTGCGGAAGATGTCGTGCTGCGTGCGCTGATGGAAGATGTGCCGGAAACGCAAATCATTGAAAAAATGCTGCCTGATTTCGAGAAACAGTACCACATCAAAGTCCAATTCGAGAAAATCGGCTATGGCGATATGCATGACAAGTTGGTATCACAGCTGATTCAGTCGCAAAGTTATTACAATCTGCTGGAAGTGGATTTTCTGTGGGCGGGGGAGTTTAGCAAAGCCGGATGGCTGACCGATCTGACGCCGGAAGTGAAAAAGTCCGGTTTTGATATGTCGGCATTTATTCCCGCTACCGTCTCGTTGATTAATGTCACCGCCGATAAAACCACATTGATCCCGATGTACAACTACTCCATGGGCCTGATTTACCGCACGGATGTCCTGCAGGATGAGAAATTGAAGAGCGCCTATCAGACCGAGTTCAAAAAACCGCTGGCGCAGCCGAAAACGCTGGAAGAGTACGTCGCGCTGGCCAAATTTATTAAAAAGAACGGCAACATGTCGGGTGCTGCGATGCAAGGGCAGCGCGGCGATCCCAACAGCATGGAATTTTCTAACTACCTTTTTGCCGTCGGCGGTGACTATGTTGACGCTCAAGGGAAATCCGCGCTAAACAGCCCCGCCGGCCACAAAGCGATGTCGCTTTATGCGGACGCCATTAAAAATGCCGCGCAAACCGGCGCGCTGTCCGCCACGCTCGACGATACCGTGCGCCTGATGTGCAGCGGCAAAGCGTTCAGTATGCTGACCTACTGGTGGATGTTGCCACAGTTGGATAACGCCACCGCCTGTCCGGCCGTTGCCGGTAAACTCGCACTGACCACCGTCCCCGGCGGACATGGGGAAAGCGGCGGCTGGGGATGGGGTATTCCAAAGAACGTCTCGGATAAAGAAAAGCAGGCCGCATGGACCTTTATACAATGGGTTCAGAGTAAAGACGTCGCCACAGCACGGGCGCTACAGGGGCATGCGCCCGTGCGTGCCGATGTCTATGACAATGCCGACGTGTTGAAAAAGTACCCTTACTATAAAGACGCGCTGAATATCGTGGCGTCCGGTAAATCCTTCCCGGTCTTTTCCTATTCCGCCCAGTATGAAGACGTCCTCGGGACACAATTGTCGTTGCTGGCGAGTGGCGAAAATAGCGTCGATAAATCATTGAAAAACGCCTCCGAGCAATTAGATAAGTTACTGGTGAAATGAGGAAAGGGGGCCGGCAGATGGCTTTAGCTGAGGATTTTATCGTGAAACCGACGTCCCGTTTGACCCTGGACAGATTCCGTGTAACGGGCTGGGCATTTGCCTCGCCCGGGTTATTGGCTCTGGCGATTGTGCTCGGCTTCCCCGTTATTTATTCCGTCGTACTGGCTTTTTCGTCGTATACGCTGCTGCATGTGGATCTCTTCCCCCTGGCGGGGCTGGATAATTTTATCAGCGTGCTGAGTAGCGACACTTTCTGGCACTCCGCCTGGCTCACCATCCGCTATTCATTGCTGACGGTAAGCGGCGAATTCATCGTCGGGTTAGGTATCGCATTAATGCTGAACCGGGTGGTAAAGACCCGGCCGCTGTATTTTGCGCTCCTGACTATCCCCATGGCGATGTCGCCCGTTAGCGTAGCGCTTATCTGGCGCATGCTATTACAGCCCAACCTGGGAATTATCAACCACATGTTGCAAAGCGTTGGCCTGCCGGGCATCGACTGGCTGGGAAACCCCACGCTGGCATTCTGGAGCATGGTGTGGATTGATATCTGGCAGCAGATGTCTTTTGTGGTGCTGATCCTGGCCGCGGGCCTGGCGTCATTACCCAAAGATCCCTTTGAGGCCGCCGAAATCGACGGGGCGAACAGCTTGCAGCAATTCTGGTATATCACGCTGCCGATGCTGCGGCCCGTCTCCGCTATTGCGATCGTTATTCAGTTGATTAATGAACTGCGCACCTACGACCTACCGTATATCTTGACCCGCGGCGGGCCGGGGAACGCCACCGAAGTGC
This region includes:
- a CDS encoding BtpA/SgcQ family protein; the encoded protein is MIFDFWGNKKKAVIAMAHIGALPGAPLYDAQGGLNKLIDDVISDVEKLQAGGVDAIMFGNENDRPYVFKASLEGVSAMSAVVQAAKSVLKVPFGVNYLWDPNASVAIGAVTGASFVREIFTGVFASDMGIWEPDCASASRLRRNLGREDMKLLFNINAEFAHSLDARPIELRARSAIFSSLADAILVSGPITGEPAEQSNLRKVCEAVEGVPVFANTGTNIDNVTDILRVASGVVIGTHFKVAGHTWNPVDGDRVKRFMDVVEKLR
- a CDS encoding DeoR/GlpR family DNA-binding transcription regulator, which produces MTHQDSAPVHLNASATGARLRRSPASRQAEVLQLLSEGGTVSVPELAVKLSVSQMTIRRDLMEMERNGTVCRPYGGAVLPQVGNTVVTDRVEPSFASRLLQNHDAKLRIALAAAHLGKQCRTLALDVGSTTFLAARYLSQYSHLKIFTNSLRVAHDIAPAKAEIYLAGGRMRPDEMSIGGSAALRQFSSLWFDIAFVGISGLTGEGIYDYAFEDAELKRLYLERSSQKVVLCDASKFQRMSLVHLATLEQIDTLITEQAPPPALSAMIAAANIEVIIAPALPPDA
- a CDS encoding SDR family NAD(P)-dependent oxidoreductase — translated: MNAVYSTSGHYPDLHGKTAIVTGGATGIGYAISRNLIRQGMRVAIGDINEDAARAAANVLGAETVAFHLDVRLRESVEKGFRWVEDTLGDYHLLIANAGVSTMQKALALTDDEWNFNFDVNIRGIFLTNQIAARKFVARRSGTIVNTASLAAKVGAPLLAHYSASKFAVLGWTQALARELAADGIRVNAVCPGFVKTGMQSREVQWEAQLRNMTPEQVMDDYIRQTPLGRLETPDDVAEVVAFLSSDAARFMTGQGVNVTGGVYTG
- a CDS encoding ABC transporter ATP-binding protein, with protein sequence MASIELRNVSKSYNGNQHSVRNVNLHIRDGEFVIFLGPSGCGKSTTLRMIAGLESITDGTLLIDGQDVSHVAPRDRNIAVVFQSYALYPHMTVAENMAFGLKMRGEPGSVITRKVAQSAAMLGLDKLLNRKPAALSGGQRQRVALGRAIVREPQAFLLDEPLSNLDAQLRGEMRGELIKLHRRLGKTMVYVTHDQVEAMTMADRICIMRDGHLIQCGTPLEVYHYPVNTFVARFLSSPSINLLSCQVQQTGAQVNLQLPNGPTIPVPGWMAGDYHRLAGKEMLLGVRPEDFHAHPRRPDWLPLQLAVTGVEALGAENIVNGTLGNVPVIIRLDHHTHPAVGQTLNIWLDPNALHLFHTESGEVVKRRKTPSNTDTALA
- a CDS encoding carbohydrate ABC transporter permease, whose protein sequence is MLRKIGLHTGLVLACLSILLPVLWIVRTSLVPESMAYSSDIFPRLSWENFRSLIANNGFLRHYANSLIVASGSVILALPFAAATGYAFARFKTGGKAARFIMLATQMLPAVALVLPAFAMLRSVGLTNSLLGLTLVYAALNLPFLTWILMGFFDGIPVDLEWAALTDGATAWGAFWHVVLPVSLPGLAASAVLGFILSWNEFLFALVLSGPETATVPVALAALQTSNGVQIGKVSAGIVLAILPLMVASHFIQRYIVKGLTFGGVK
- a CDS encoding extracellular solute-binding protein codes for the protein MLNRKKITLLSSLMVLSLSTSVRAEDVVLRALMEDVPETQIIEKMLPDFEKQYHIKVQFEKIGYGDMHDKLVSQLIQSQSYYNLLEVDFLWAGEFSKAGWLTDLTPEVKKSGFDMSAFIPATVSLINVTADKTTLIPMYNYSMGLIYRTDVLQDEKLKSAYQTEFKKPLAQPKTLEEYVALAKFIKKNGNMSGAAMQGQRGDPNSMEFSNYLFAVGGDYVDAQGKSALNSPAGHKAMSLYADAIKNAAQTGALSATLDDTVRLMCSGKAFSMLTYWWMLPQLDNATACPAVAGKLALTTVPGGHGESGGWGWGIPKNVSDKEKQAAWTFIQWVQSKDVATARALQGHAPVRADVYDNADVLKKYPYYKDALNIVASGKSFPVFSYSAQYEDVLGTQLSLLASGENSVDKSLKNASEQLDKLLVK
- a CDS encoding carbohydrate ABC transporter permease — translated: MALAEDFIVKPTSRLTLDRFRVTGWAFASPGLLALAIVLGFPVIYSVVLAFSSYTLLHVDLFPLAGLDNFISVLSSDTFWHSAWLTIRYSLLTVSGEFIVGLGIALMLNRVVKTRPLYFALLTIPMAMSPVSVALIWRMLLQPNLGIINHMLQSVGLPGIDWLGNPTLAFWSMVWIDIWQQMSFVVLILAAGLASLPKDPFEAAEIDGANSLQQFWYITLPMLRPVSAIAIVIQLINELRTYDLPYILTRGGPGNATEVLSFFAYRRAFLGLSLNEGAAAALILLLIVLVMTIVYFVLLERRR